The following nucleotide sequence is from Excalfactoria chinensis isolate bCotChi1 chromosome 12, bCotChi1.hap2, whole genome shotgun sequence.
CACTTGTTATCAATTTTGCTTTAATACACTGAATAACGAAGACAGCTCAGTAGTGCAAAATTTTCACATTATAGATCAGAATGAAACAAAGTATTTGAGGGCTCAAtcacagggagaaaaataaaaatagaacttGTCAAGTTAAGCCACGCACTTTAAAGTTACTGGAGCACATGCTaacactgcacacagcactgaactTCAGTGGAGACTAAAGGAACACTCCACAAAAATACGTCAATATTAAGGCCATATCCTGTCACCATCCTGTGCAAGAATACCACTACAGTAAAAATGTTATGTTAGAAAAGACAATATGATGACAGAACAGGGCCTGGAAACAGACGCTGAATGAAAACTAACAGGCTGTCTTAAACAGCAGCATAAGGTTAGCCCATTTCAGACAAATAAGTATTAAAAATGTACTAGCACCATCAACTTTTGGATTAAAGCCCTTTATGGGATGaaagaaagttttttttaagcagtgttatcaatgtgttttgtttttaacagcacTACACCTAAATGGCAGAAAATAGGTGTTGGGATTTGTTTTCCATATCTTTTAAGCTCAAACtccaacaacaaaataaatccaTGGACAAGTGGTACAGCAATCTGAACAGGCCTCCTTCCAGGCAAAGGTACTCCATGCTCCAATTCTGACTTGAGTTTGTCCTCCCAAACTGCAGTgcacaaacaacaacacaaaacatctTTGCAGACTTCAAAAAACAAtacgaaaaaaaaaaagagatcgTTATGAATCAGGATCTACCATTCCTCTAtgccattttaatttcaaatgaggaaaaaaaaaaaaaagccaaaaaaacccaaacaacttATCGATATTGCCTCAAATTTTACCcgtatttaaaataaaaaagaaaaaaaatgaagtcactCCAAAACAGCTCGGACATCCTTAGCTATTAATGCTAGATTTTCTTCCACTGTAGTGCATAGTTATCCTGACTCTTCCACTTTGCTTGCTCTTACCACAAATACACCCCTCCAGTATGACGTGATTAAGTgttcaccaggaaaaaaaaatatgctgatAATTGCACTTCGTAACCTCCTTCTCATTTCCCAGGAAAATATCAGTAAATATGAAACTGAACCAGTAAATACCCTTCACAGACTGCAACCTTTAAAGAGCACCCATCcccacacacagaaaaaaaacacctgtcTGTTTCAGCTTACAATAAATACTGacaatttctttgttttaagacGTTTTCTCTAGCATCAGATCACCACTGAAATCACTAAGGCCtgttactgaaaaagaaagaaaattaaataacttTCTGAAGACACTGTGGATACAACTTAGCAACTACACATTCAAAATGCCGGCCTAAATCCCAGAGCCTATCTGGAGTCTCATATACTTTTTGCCATTGGTCAGTGACCTCATCGTACTGATAGAGTGAATTCTTCCTGCTGGTTCTGAAGACGTGTTCTTCAACGGTAACTTGAGTAGCTCTGACAAACAGATGGAGTTTGTTTTTGAGGAGTACGAGTTTTATGTATGGATTAATGGATTGATCACATGGGAAGTCTTTTTTTCGAGTCCACTTGTTTTGTTCAATGTCATAGGCCTCTACGGTAAACATACGTTGATGGTTTCCACAGGTTCCAGCTATGTAGTAGATGGAGTCATTGTACACAGTTGCCAAGCCTTGGATTCTAGGCACAGTCATTGGGGTCAAAAACCCCCAGTAATCCTTCTGAGGATCATAGCAGAGAAAAAATTCCcctgaaaagagaggaaaaatacaacATAGCTTATGCTTCATTTCCATAAGAGCAGTTCTGCAGCTATTAAGTTTCCAGTTATATTCTTCCACACATTAATGTCTACAAATTCTTAAAAGCCCCGATCCTAGAACAAAAAATCTAACGCTATCATCTGCTTTCttcaaagcacacagaaatatCAGTAGTAAAATTTACTTTGGGTTTCTATCCTAGCTGAAGAAAACCAAATTTCAAGTATACTACAGACACTGTGTTGGAATGCATATTTCCCAGCTATCTTTTGCTACTTTTAAACCACGCTTAAGAACTTGAGATAAAACCTGTCAAGATTCCATCCTTCAAACATCTAAAGTATTCGTTCTGTTCTTTGGTATCTTCACCAAGTGTAACCTACAGACTATGGAAAATACCACAATTCAGTGATTGAAAGCTGTTAAATCTGAGCCAATAATGTGTCTTGCACTACAGACTCAGAAGCTGTTTGTATCACTTGGCTGGGTTACACAGGTTGACTGGGTTTCAAAGGATGCCAGGTGAATACTTGCATGAAGCTGCGATTCATCATTAGTTTTGTGACTGGACTATAAGGTACCTCTTCTGTTGACTGCACAAAGCAGCTTATGCAGATTGCACATAGCAGAAGTTCAGACGATTGAAAGATTATGCTCCGCAAACTTGGTAAGAAGAAAATTACCGTGTCTTTTATGAAGCTCTGGGGAACAAAGGGCTACAATTCGCCAAATATTAGCATAATTCAACTTCATGTATATTTCACACggatattttaaagaatttcagCCACGCTGCACTCTAACCAAGCAATTCAAGCATGACAAAGAATACAAACACAATACAGTAAAAAGAATGGGATGTAGCTTAAGACATTGAGTCCCACAGGTAATGCATTTTCTGATTCACTTTTGTTCCACAGTGTGATCTCCTATGACTGATGCCTGCAACCCTGTTGGCATTTTAAGACTCATTAATCCTTACTGGCTACTTCAAACCTATGAGTTTCCTCTACAAAAATTATTAATAGTTAACTTATTATAGACTACTACAGTGCAATTCAGTCAAGGTTCTTACCTATCACACAAACAGAAAGTCACTTATTTTCTGCAACACAGATTATTTCATTTGCTGGTTAGTGCAATGACATGGTTTATTCATGCAAGCATTGAGTTGTCATTAAAACCACTGAAGCTCAGAACTACTGCAACTAAGATCTGTAAACAAGATGCATTCTTATTCTATAGGTTGTAATATGTCTATAAAAATTGTCTGCTTTATAGTGGTTCCAAGAAACAGTTAAAGAACAAATATATAAGTTAAAGATTCGTCAGTGTTCCTCCTTAATGATCTAAAGCAGATGTCTGACCCAACAGACTGAGAAAACTTACACTAGTAACAACTATTTAGAGCCACAACAAAGATCAGATGTAATACGGACACGGTGAAAGAACTAAACCATCCACATGCCATGCAGAAGCCCTCCAACCTTGCTGAATGGCAGGAGTGCAGCATCAAGAAATCAGGTTGACTTCTGATAAATTACAGCGAGTTTACAGATCTAGAACTCAAGCTCTGAAAGTGTTTCCACAGGGATGGACattagcaaaataaaactaagaTATTTCTCCATCCAATCTTTCTTTCCACTTGGGAGCCTTACTACAACCCCACATACAGCCTCAGCACTTTTAAGTGTAGAGTGCTACGGGGCTGAAATACATACAAGATTATGCATTTCACATAAGCTACACAAATGAAGTTAGAAAGTGAAGAATAAATGATTTCATCCATTCCCAAAACAATCCTTTTCAGAGTCCCAAAATATTCTAATTATTGGTCTAAAAGAACTGCATCTTTTCCATCACAACAGTTTCGTGTGCATGTACATCTTGGCAATACATCATTGAGAACATGCTTGTTTTAATCCCTCTGGATTATTTTGATGTAATTCTCAAATATGGATATAAACACTGCTGGTACTAGAACTGTGCTTAAATCATTAAGTGAGGCATCAAAATGCAGTAAGCTTGATCACTTATTGGAAGATGGGATGGAAAGAGCACACTAACtcccaaccaaacaaaacaagctaATTAGAAAAAGGTAAAGCCCCTTCCTTAGTTAGCTAAAAAGCTAACAAAAAGCAGGGTGGAGCAGAGAGGGAAGGCCTACCCAACCTAATTGATTTTTACAGCTCTCCAAGAGACTCCAGGAATTTTCACAGGTTCAGCTAAATCAAATGCAAAGTACTTTTTCATGACAATCGCTGTTCTTCAACATTAGTGCATCTCACCCAAATAAAGATGTAATACAGAATTTTCACCATACAATTTAATACTGAATTGTTagcagaaatggcagatgtggcAGGATTTGATACAACTCAGTAACACATAGCCTAGGCCTCAAGAACTCAAGTAGCAAACTCACTCTTCCCTGCTCGCTGCCCTCCCCAACTTTTCTCCCATTCTACTGTCCCAGACATTTGGGCTTCCTAAGGTATTTTTAAGAGACAGTTGGCTTGAACAACCCCCACTTGCAATAAAACACCATATAGCCAGTGAAACCGCCTTACCCTGTAAAACATAGATGTTATCCTTATATTCCACAGCACTATGAAACTCCATTGCTACCGGCATTGGGCAGACAGCCGTCCAACAGTTCTCTCGGCTGTCATAACACTCCACAGACTTGAGAGAGTTTCGCCCATCTCCTTCATAAACACGACCACCTATTGCATACAGTTTACCACAGCAATGAACCAATTTGCAGCCTATTCTGGCTCGCAACAAAGGAGCTTTCGGAATCCACCTATTGCCAGAGTGGTCATACATCCAGAAATCACTCTCTGCTCTGTGATCAATGGAGACCTCACTGCTGCTCGGTCTGTAACCACCCgcaataaaaatatcattatcAGGAGATACAAGAATTCCAACCTCCCTCAAGTCATTTGGTGGCTTGCATAGTTTAAACACTCTCCCTGTGACCGAATCTAAACAAGGCactgtttgcttctttcctgAGTGTTTGTGGGCAGCATCAAAGCATATGATCATTTCAGAAGCAGTCATTCCGAGCCGTTGTGTATAGCCATTGGCACTATGTTGTCCCTTTTGTACACAGCTTTTGGCCATAGCCTGTGCAAACATGGGAGGGATTTTCTCTAAAAATGTCTCTTCCAATAGAGGCATACGGATGCATTTGGCAAATATCTCTGGAAGGTGCACTTCTCTCTTATTTTGCTCATGCTCAAACCACCTTATAATGCTGTCATAAACGTGTTCTTC
It contains:
- the KBTBD8 gene encoding kelch repeat and BTB domain-containing protein 8, whose protein sequence is MAALGEPSKFSQTLNGIPSSNTVSSGMDPFHACSILQQLKTMYDEGQLTDIVVEVDHGKTFSCHRNVLAAISPYFRSMFTSGLTESTQKEVRIVGVEAESMHLVLNYAYTSRVMLTEANVQALFTAASIFQIPSIQDQCAKYMISHLDPQNSIGVFIFADHYGHQELKDRSQDYIRKKFLSVTKEQEFLQLRKDQLISILDSDDLNVDKEEHVYDSIIRWFEHEQNKREVHLPEIFAKCIRMPLLEETFLEKIPPMFAQAMAKSCVQKGQHSANGYTQRLGMTASEMIICFDAAHKHSGKKQTVPCLDSVTGRVFKLCKPPNDLREVGILVSPDNDIFIAGGYRPSSSEVSIDHRAESDFWMYDHSGNRWIPKAPLLRARIGCKLVHCCGKLYAIGGRVYEGDGRNSLKSVECYDSRENCWTAVCPMPVAMEFHSAVEYKDNIYVLQGEFFLCYDPQKDYWGFLTPMTVPRIQGLATVYNDSIYYIAGTCGNHQRMFTVEAYDIEQNKWTRKKDFPCDQSINPYIKLVLLKNKLHLFVRATQVTVEEHVFRTSRKNSLYQYDEVTDQWQKVYETPDRLWDLGRHFECVVAKLYPQCLQKVI